The DNA segment GCGGTGATTGCCCACCACGTGCACGATCGCGTCGCCGATGGGCGGATGCCACGAGTGCTCGTGCACCCAGCGCGCTCCGAGCGCGGCCTCGAAGTACGGCAGCTCACGCAGGGTCGAAGCCGCCGCGTGCACCGCGAGGATGCCGACGCCGCGTTCGATCGCCGCGTCGAGCGCCGTCGCGGCCCGCGCGACGACGGCGGGATCGGCGGGAGTCGGGGCCTCGCCTCCCCCGCCCGGCCCGTCGGGATCGCCCGCGTTGACGATCACGAGCGAGACGTCGTCGGCGAGCGCCGCGAGCCCGTCGAGGGGGTCCTGCACGATGTCGACGTCGAAGCCCGCGGCACGCGCGAGCTCCGCGAGCCGCTCGCTCGTCTCGGCGAACGGATGCCACGGGTCGGCGTTGCGTCCGGCTCCGCTCAGGATCACGGCGTGCATGCCCGCATCGTATCGTCGGGCGGCGCGCGCCACGAGGCATCCGCCCTGTGGCTTCCCAGGGGCCGTCGCTACGCTGGGGCGATGCCGTTCGACTTCCGTAGCAGCCCCGTGGACCGCGCCGCCGAAGTCTCCCTCGGAGCCCGCGGGCTCGAGTACCGGCTCGTCGACACGGCCGACCACGCGGCGTTCGACGCGTGGTCGCAGGCCGACAACCTCGCCTTCCATCACCCGCGCCCGCGCGAGATCGACCTCGAGCACGAGCGCCGGGTGTTCGCCGAGCGGCGCGTGATCGGCGTGTACGACTCGACGTCGGCACGCCCCGACGTGCCCGTCGCGACGGTCTCGAGCTGGCCGACGGGCCTCAGCATGCCCGGCGGC comes from the Agromyces protaetiae genome and includes:
- a CDS encoding ThuA domain-containing protein, whose translation is MHAVILSGAGRNADPWHPFAETSERLAELARAAGFDVDIVQDPLDGLAALADDVSLVIVNAGDPDGPGGGGEAPTPADPAVVARAATALDAAIERGVGILAVHAAASTLRELPYFEAALGARWVHEHSWHPPIGDAIVHVVGNHRIAEGLADFAVFDERYTDLVLVDVIEPIAEHEEGGVRHPLVWAREFGRSRLVYTALGHDERSYASPGNLELLARAFDWLKRVPAPSAALLA